In Conger conger chromosome 9, fConCon1.1, whole genome shotgun sequence, the genomic stretch ATGTTTAAGCAAGGAACTGTTGAATCAAGTTATCCATAAGTATATGATTGATTTCCATGTATAATTAGATGGATTTTGACATGCTACAACACATGCATATGATTATAAGcccatatatgtatttattaccCAGTATGTAACACATTGTACCATCATTTTAAccaatttcaaaacattttgcaAAGTAGGGACTAAAACCTTAAATGCAGCAAAATAACTATTTCCTCTAGATacaatttaacatttacatgcaTGCATTAAATCCTGTCTTAATCAAGTTTCTTTCTTAATTTTATATACTTCAGCCAACTATCTATCACTCTATCTTCTGATTTTGAAGAGGCCTAGTTTAGGGCTTGGTTTCCTCTCTGTAACTTCCTCCCCAATGTCTGAACTTTTGGAATTGTCCTCCTTTCCCCTGTCGAATACCTCAAAGCGGCTGTAGACTTTCTTTTCCTTGCGCAAACTTTCAATCCTTTTCAGCAAGCTGTCCCGCTCCTGTGGGTTGCTACTGGGAGCACGCTGGAACCAGTTCCGGCTGTGGTACGTAATGGACGGCTCTGTCTCCTTGCTTGTCACCTTCTTGTCTGTGTCACTCCCCTGTTTAGActcctctgcctgcttggcCATTTCTAGTCTGTTTTTCTGGCTATTTGCAGATATCTGTTCCAGAATGACCTTAGTGTCATCCCGGAGGTTGCTGCTGTAAATCACATTAGAGGTGGATGATTGATAGCGAGTAGAGCTTTGGGGTCCCCCTTGAGCCTTAGGGGCAGGCTCCTCTGACACCTCTGGGACCGTCCTCATTGTCTTCTCATCAGTCGCTGCTGCCCCTGCTGCTTTCTTATCTCCCTTTGTTCCAAGGAGTCCCTTGAGTCCCTTGAGTCTTTGAGTTTGCTTTTTAAGAAACTCCAAAGCCTTGCCTTCCCCACTGCCATCCACTAAGTTCAGAGAGGTACTGGAACCATGTTTCTTAAGCGGCTTTTCCCCAGTCTCAAGGCGGGCCATGCCAGATGAGCTGTGACTGCGAGACTTCTTCAGCTCACTCTTCTCAGCATCTGTGGCATCTGTGAGAACCTCTTCTCCGCAGGAGACATGACGGGAATGAGTGCCCTTGAAAGGTTTCAACATTTCCTTTTTGAATAACTTTGGCGAGGGAAACGGCTTTAGTGACTTTGGCTGTGTTACCTCTTTTTTCGCTACATCAGCAACAGGTTtggtgtcattttctgctgGAATCTTTTCTATGGGTTCTGGTTCACATGGTTTTACTGTGATTAATGGTGTTCTGGCCACCGGCACAGCAGGTGGTACCTCTGGCTCTTTCTGGCTACGTTCTGCTGGTGTGATGGAAATAGTTGGTTTTTCAAGGGTTTTATCAGGTTGAGTGTCTGAAAGGTCAGGCTTTTTAGTCGTAGGCTCTTGAATTCTCAATGAAGACTCAGCTGCCATTCGCGAAGCCTTCTGTTTTGCCATCTGTTCATTAAAATGTGAGAGCCTGCTTTCTGGGTCACTCATCTTCTTAGAGGTGGTTGTAGTGCTTGTTGCAGGTTTGGGAGGGTCCACTGGTTCTGTAAGTTTGGGTTTTCCCTCTAGTGCATGTTCATCTGGTTTCACTTCACTACTTTCTGTAACTTTATCGGGTTCCTCTGATTCAGGCACCTCGGCATGGGAATTGTCTTTTGTATCCAACCTTTTTTGCTTGCGCCAATCATATGGCTCTCTTGACAAGGATCTCCTCTTCTCCAAAATCTGGGCAACGATGGAGGATGATTTTGTGCGATCATTGTCTTCTTCATCATTGAGACCAGACCCTGATTTCATTAGTACAGAGCTGTGCTCCTCTAGCTTGGAAGAACTGAAGATCAAGGAGGACCTCAGCCTTGAGCTTCTTAGCAACATGGGATTCACCCTGCTGCGGAAAGACTCATGTTTGCTGAGGGTGATTTCTCTGGGATCGCTGATCTCTGCATCCTCAACTTTTTCTCCTTCTGTTGCAGATGATGACCCAGAAGGGCCTAGATCCCGAGATGGTTCTTTTGGTGCTCTGGGTAGGATGGGCTTGCCAAAGCGTGGAAGTAGCTCTGGCTTGGTTGGAACCTTTGGATGATCTCTGGTGCTGAACCTAGGCACTGAGGCTTCTGGACCATATAACTTCCCTTCTGGGGGCTGTGGGGGCTCATCAAAAGCATCAGGCCCCAATGGCTGTAATAAGCCCTCCTCTCCTGAATCCTCAATGTTACTTAGGAAAGAGTTGATCCTCCAGCTTCGCAGACCCTCCTTAACACTGGGGTCCTGCTGCTGCCGTTCTGAGTCATCTGTACCACAAAGCCGTTTGTTTTCTGGGGGATGCAGTTGTGTGGGGGAACTCTGGCAGGCGTACGGCTGGCCAGCACTTGGTCGTTTTGAATTTGTCTGACTATACCGGCCTGTTTCTCCTGGGGTGTGTCCAGTCCCAGACTGTGTGATCTCTTTGGAGGAACCTGAAGATAAATAATCCACTGCATGTTTGTACATGCCTGGTGGGTCCCCCCCTGAGTCAGAGTACTCATCTGTTTGGTGGTGACCGTGACTCTTGTAGAGACCATGCCCTGACCCTCCTCCCTGGTAGAGCTGTTGCTCCTTCTGGAGATAGCTGTTGTGactgtccatctcatccaagttGTTCATGACACGGTGCTTCATGTACTGTCGTGCAGAGGAGTAGCTCTCGAGTGTCCCCTCTGCATAGCTATGTCTTTTGTATGCATTGTCCTGAATCTGCCTGGAAGCCATCATGGACCTAGACTGGTCAATGTAAGGTCTCTCCGTTCTAAATTGCTGGGATAAGAATTTGTTGTTATTGGCAGACTGCATATGGCTGGGCTCTAAGTTATGGCGGAAGGAGTCATCTCTTCTGAATGAGTGCATGTTTCGATCTGTGTCTATCCAATCTCCAAAGGAGTATCCTGACAAATCGCGAAGGGACCCATGATTGTGCCTGAAGGACTGGCTCCTCTTCATGCCAAATTGGCCACTGTTGAAGTTATTATCCCTGGAGCCCAGCTGAACCAAGGCATTCTCCATAACCAGTGGTTCAGATTGGGCAAACAGGATTCGGAATTCCTCATCAAATGTGGTGACTAGCTCCCCAAGGAACAAGTGTGCGATACAGCGGTGGATCTTCTCAAAAGACCACATAAAACTGCAGGCAAAGAGATATGTATAAATTTACAGAAATAGAAAAAACTGAAGTACATacagaatagagagagagaactgaaaTTAGACTATAATAATAGGTCAGAATTTCCCTGTGTTCAGAGCACTGCATAATAAAATgaacacaacagaacacaacataaatagcataataaaataacaagagcaatataataaatacaattctgTACAATTTTGTACATGGAACCAGGG encodes the following:
- the fam83hb gene encoding protein FAM83H isoform X1 codes for the protein MAHRSQSSSFGDNPLDPNYLPPHYREEYRMAIDALVEDGMDSYSGLLQKVGVVEFLSQPEIEHIKSTVHTPNCSSQPELPYQETDADGSSDTYWPLHSDHSAPGLDLGWPSLPHSFIGPTEVTTLVNPSDPETPSIKEHARRLIKNAQHVIALVMDMFTDVDIFSDLLNATARHVPVYILLDEHNAHHFVTMVTNCKVNLDMVNLMRVRTVAGTTYFCRTGKSFKGQVMDRFLLTDCRAVLSGNYSFMWSFEKIHRCIAHLFLGELVTTFDEEFRILFAQSEPLVMENALVQLGSRDNNFNSGQFGMKRSQSFRHNHGSLRDLSGYSFGDWIDTDRNMHSFRRDDSFRHNLEPSHMQSANNNKFLSQQFRTERPYIDQSRSMMASRQIQDNAYKRHSYAEGTLESYSSARQYMKHRVMNNLDEMDSHNSYLQKEQQLYQGGGSGHGLYKSHGHHQTDEYSDSGGDPPGMYKHAVDYLSSGSSKEITQSGTGHTPGETGRYSQTNSKRPSAGQPYACQSSPTQLHPPENKRLCGTDDSERQQQDPSVKEGLRSWRINSFLSNIEDSGEEGLLQPLGPDAFDEPPQPPEGKLYGPEASVPRFSTRDHPKVPTKPELLPRFGKPILPRAPKEPSRDLGPSGSSSATEGEKVEDAEISDPREITLSKHESFRSRVNPMLLRSSRLRSSLIFSSSKLEEHSSVLMKSGSGLNDEEDNDRTKSSSIVAQILEKRRSLSREPYDWRKQKRLDTKDNSHAEVPESEEPDKVTESSEVKPDEHALEGKPKLTEPVDPPKPATSTTTTSKKMSDPESRLSHFNEQMAKQKASRMAAESSLRIQEPTTKKPDLSDTQPDKTLEKPTISITPAERSQKEPEVPPAVPVARTPLITVKPCEPEPIEKIPAENDTKPVADVAKKEVTQPKSLKPFPSPKLFKKEMLKPFKGTHSRHVSCGEEVLTDATDAEKSELKKSRSHSSSGMARLETGEKPLKKHGSSTSLNLVDGSGEGKALEFLKKQTQRLKGLKGLLGTKGDKKAAGAAATDEKTMRTVPEVSEEPAPKAQGGPQSSTRYQSSTSNVIYSSNLRDDTKVILEQISANSQKNRLEMAKQAEESKQGSDTDKKVTSKETEPSITYHSRNWFQRAPSSNPQERDSLLKRIESLRKEKKVYSRFEVFDRGKEDNSKSSDIGEEVTERKPSPKLGLFKIRR
- the fam83hb gene encoding protein FAM83H isoform X2; this translates as MAHRSQSSSFGDNPLDPNYLPPHYREEYRMAIDALVEDGMDSYSGLLQKVGVVEFLSQPEIEHIKSTVHTPNCSSQPELPYQETDADGSSDTYWPLHSDHSAPGLDLGWPSLPHSFIGPTEVTTLVNPSDPETPSIKEHARRLIKNAQHVIALVMDMFTDVDIFSDLLNATARHVPVYILLDEHNAHHFVTMVTNCKVNLDMVNLMRVRTVAGTTYFCRTGKSFKGQVMDRFLLTDCRAVLSGNYSFMWSFEKIHRCIAHLFLGELVTTFDEEFRILFAQSEPLVMENALVQLGSRDNNFNSGQFGMKRSQSFRHNHGSLRDLSGYSFGDWIDTDRNMHSFRRDDSFRHNLEPSHMQSANNNKFLSQQFRTERPYIDQSRSMMASRQIQDNAYKRHSYAEGTLESYSSARQYMKHRVMNNLDEMDSHNSYLQKEQQLYQGGGSGHGLYKSHGHHQTDEYSDSGGDPPGMYKHAVDYLSSGSSKEITQSGTGHTPGETGRYSQTNSKRPSAGQPYACQSSPTQLHPPENKRLCGTDDSERQQQDPSVKEGLRSWRINSFLSNIEDSGEEGLLQPLGPDAFDEPPQPPEGKLYGPEASVPRFSTRDHPKVPTKPELLPRFGKPILPRAPKEPSRDLGPSGSSSATEGEKVEDAEISDPREITLSKHESFRSRVNPMLLRSSRLRSSLIFSSSKLEEHSSVLMKSGSGLNDEEDNDRTKSSSIVAQILEKRRSLSREPYDWRKQKRLDTKDNSHAEVPESEEPDKVTESSEVKPDEHALEGKPKLTEPVDPPKPATSTTTTSKKMSDPESRLSHFNEQMAKQKASRMAAESSLRIQEPTTKKPDLSDTQPDKTLEKPTISITPAERSQKEPEVPPAVPVARTPLITVKPCEPEPIEKIPAENDTKPVADVAKKEVTQPKSLKPFPSPKLFKKEMLKPFKGTHSRHVSCGEEVLTDATDAEKSELKKSRSHSSSGMARLETGEKPLKKHGSSTSLNLVDGSGEGKALEFLKKQTQRLKGLKGLLGTKGDKKAAGAAATDEKTMRTVPEVSEEPAPKAQGGPQSSTRYQSSTSNVIYSSNLRDDTKVILEQISANSQKNRLEMAKQAEESKQGSDTDKKVTSKETEPSITYHSRNWFQRAPSSNPQERDSLLKRIESLRKEKKVYSRFEMGNSLG